The Sphingomonas sinipercae genome contains a region encoding:
- the trpD gene encoding anthranilate phosphoribosyltransferase, translated as MLQALRPIADAPASLPLDLPVPNPLPRLLAGEDLPSEDAEHLFERLVLGRLEPAEVAGMLIALRMKGETADEMIGAARALFAAATPFERPDYVFADCCGTGGDGSGMINVSTAAAFVAAAAGLPVAKHGNRSVSSKCGSADVLEALGARLDVAPGDARRALDETGFCFLFAPAYHPGMKHAALVRRQLQVRTVMNLLGPCINPARPPVQLLGVADPRMLRRIASTLDAMGVREALVVHGSGVDEIALHAETRALRLSNGAVEEVEITPEDAGLVRAPLSVVAGGDAAENAARLRALLDGGGAQSERDIVALNAGALLMTARRAANVREGVEKAADALASGAAGRVLDRFVEASNG; from the coding sequence ATGCTCCAAGCTCTTCGTCCAATTGCCGACGCGCCGGCATCCCTCCCGCTCGACCTGCCCGTCCCCAACCCGCTGCCTCGTCTCCTCGCCGGTGAGGACTTGCCGAGTGAGGATGCCGAGCATCTGTTCGAGCGCCTCGTGCTGGGCAGGCTTGAACCGGCCGAGGTCGCCGGGATGCTCATCGCCTTGCGGATGAAGGGGGAGACCGCCGACGAAATGATCGGGGCAGCCCGCGCGCTCTTTGCCGCCGCGACGCCGTTCGAGCGCCCGGATTATGTGTTCGCCGATTGCTGCGGCACCGGCGGCGACGGGTCGGGGATGATCAACGTCTCGACCGCGGCCGCCTTCGTCGCTGCCGCGGCCGGGCTTCCCGTCGCCAAGCACGGCAATCGCAGCGTCAGCTCCAAATGCGGATCGGCCGACGTGCTCGAAGCGCTCGGCGCCAGGCTCGATGTGGCCCCCGGCGACGCCCGGCGAGCGCTGGACGAAACGGGATTCTGCTTCCTGTTTGCCCCGGCCTACCATCCCGGGATGAAACATGCGGCGCTGGTCCGGCGGCAGTTGCAGGTCCGCACGGTGATGAACTTGCTCGGCCCATGCATCAATCCGGCCCGGCCGCCGGTGCAATTGCTCGGCGTGGCCGACCCCAGGATGCTCCGGCGCATTGCCAGCACGCTCGATGCAATGGGCGTGCGCGAAGCGCTCGTCGTCCATGGCAGCGGCGTCGATGAGATTGCGCTCCACGCAGAGACGCGCGCGCTCCGGCTGTCCAATGGCGCTGTCGAGGAAGTGGAGATCACGCCGGAAGACGCCGGACTTGTACGAGCGCCGCTGAGTGTGGTGGCGGGCGGCGACGCGGCCGAGAATGCCGCTCGTCTGCGCGCGCTGCTCGATGGTGGTGGGGCGCAATCCGAACGCGATATCGTCGCGCTCAACGCAGGCGCGCTACTGATGACCGCCCGCCGCGCCGCCAACGTGCGCGAAGGTGTCGAGAAGGCCGCTGATGCGCTCGCGTCCGGCGCGGCAGGCAGGGTGCTCGACCGGTTCGTGGAGGCGAGCAATGGCTGA
- a CDS encoding flavodoxin family protein, whose amino-acid sequence MNAKAIAINCTLKRSGGESSSTDAMIDLIAGELRKHQVDLVETIRIADFNVLPGVRSDEGPGDDWPALRTRILAADILIFGTPIWMGQPSSVAKRVLERMDAFLSETDDRERTPAFGKIAVAAIVGNEDGAHHSVAEIFQALNDVGWTIPAQGSCYWVGEAMQSKDFKELDKVPDPILATARMLASNSAQLARLLGRDPYPGTEKEQSGDQ is encoded by the coding sequence GTGAACGCCAAGGCCATTGCCATCAATTGCACGCTCAAGCGCAGCGGCGGGGAGAGCTCCTCGACTGACGCGATGATCGACCTCATCGCCGGGGAGCTGCGCAAGCACCAGGTCGATTTGGTGGAAACCATCCGCATCGCCGACTTCAACGTGTTGCCGGGAGTCCGGTCGGACGAGGGCCCGGGCGACGACTGGCCGGCGCTTCGCACGCGCATTCTTGCCGCAGACATCCTGATTTTCGGCACGCCGATCTGGATGGGGCAGCCGTCGAGCGTCGCCAAGCGGGTGCTTGAGCGCATGGATGCCTTTTTAAGCGAAACCGACGACCGGGAGCGCACCCCCGCCTTCGGCAAGATCGCCGTGGCGGCGATCGTCGGGAACGAGGATGGCGCGCATCACTCCGTCGCAGAAATCTTCCAGGCGCTGAACGATGTCGGCTGGACGATCCCGGCGCAGGGTTCGTGCTACTGGGTTGGCGAAGCGATGCAGTCGAAGGACTTCAAGGAGCTGGACAAGGTCCCCGACCCGATCCTGGCGACGGCGCGGATGCTTGCATCGAATTCGGCGCAGCTTGCCAGATTGCTTGGTCGGGACCCCTATCCCGGCACTGAAAAGGAACAGTCGGGCGATCAGTGA
- a CDS encoding response regulator transcription factor has translation MPNPVAKQDDPLEVDGVEADRVRRLSPGQLECLRLVNEHLSSKEIAARLGISPHTVDQRIRGALQVLKVERRAQAARLVAQHGEPYQRLIHQSPHIEADGDPGEETRAVSNQIRHAGRAGEIRGFSGFKTEQRHAFSRSSLQLPFATRSHPRNEMSVGLRLLWILIIATGAAFSAGMYLAGLESLARLLKS, from the coding sequence GTGCCGAATCCCGTGGCAAAACAAGACGATCCTTTGGAAGTCGACGGTGTCGAGGCGGACCGCGTTCGGCGATTGTCGCCGGGCCAGCTCGAATGCCTCCGGCTCGTCAACGAACACCTGAGCTCCAAGGAAATCGCGGCCCGGCTCGGCATCTCCCCGCATACCGTCGATCAGCGCATTCGCGGCGCCTTGCAGGTGCTCAAGGTCGAACGCCGGGCCCAGGCAGCGCGGCTCGTCGCGCAGCACGGCGAACCATATCAACGGCTGATACATCAATCACCGCACATTGAGGCTGACGGCGACCCCGGCGAGGAAACGAGGGCGGTCAGCAATCAGATTCGGCACGCTGGCCGCGCAGGGGAGATCCGGGGATTCTCGGGTTTCAAAACCGAGCAGAGGCACGCGTTTTCCCGGTCTTCCCTGCAACTGCCGTTCGCAACGAGGAGCCACCCCCGGAATGAGATGAGCGTCGGCCTGCGGCTGCTCTGGATCTTGATAATTGCGACCGGGGCGGCCTTTTCAGCTGGCATGTATCTCGCCGGACTGGAAAGCCTCGCAAGGCTCTTGAAGAGCTAG
- the rlmB gene encoding 23S rRNA (guanosine(2251)-2'-O)-methyltransferase RlmB: MSRRKKSHQHGSANRPRLWGKHAVAAALDNPNRRVLKAWSTRDAATFMQFPPDVPMTFADVADLGRLVPGDAPHQGVVIEVEPLEDVWIDDILGEAPERATLLVLDQVTDPHNVGAILRSAAAFGAIGIVTQDRHSPPESGALAKAASGALETVPWVRVVNLARALDDIAEAGFWRIGLAGDAKDEIKAALGAPRVALVLGAEGPGLRQNTREHCDVLAKLPINSAIESLNVSNAAAVALYAAATAAD, translated from the coding sequence ATGTCTCGCCGCAAGAAATCGCACCAGCACGGATCCGCCAACCGCCCCCGGCTGTGGGGCAAGCATGCGGTCGCCGCTGCCCTCGACAATCCCAACCGCCGGGTGCTGAAAGCCTGGTCGACGCGCGATGCGGCGACTTTCATGCAATTCCCGCCCGACGTGCCGATGACCTTTGCCGATGTCGCCGACCTCGGCCGGCTGGTGCCGGGCGATGCGCCGCACCAGGGCGTGGTGATCGAGGTCGAGCCGCTCGAGGATGTGTGGATCGACGACATTCTCGGGGAAGCGCCGGAACGTGCGACGCTGCTCGTGCTCGACCAGGTCACCGACCCGCATAATGTCGGCGCCATCCTGCGCTCGGCGGCGGCGTTCGGAGCGATCGGGATCGTCACCCAGGACCGCCATTCCCCACCGGAGAGCGGAGCGCTTGCGAAAGCGGCCTCGGGCGCGCTCGAAACCGTGCCTTGGGTTCGAGTGGTCAACCTTGCCCGCGCGCTGGACGACATCGCCGAGGCGGGCTTCTGGCGCATTGGCCTGGCTGGCGATGCGAAGGACGAGATCAAGGCCGCGCTCGGCGCACCACGAGTCGCCCTCGTGCTCGGGGCCGAAGGGCCCGGCTTGCGGCAGAATACGCGCGAGCATTGCGACGTGCTCGCCAAGCTGCCGATCAACAGCGCGATCGAGAGCCTGAACGTCTCCAACGCCGCCGCGGTCGCCCTCTATGCTGCCGCGACGGCCGCCGACTAG
- a CDS encoding DNA-3-methyladenine glycosylase family protein, which produces MVRTVDSLGKSLAELALQEPAFAQVIERHGHPEPRSSPPGATTLLRTIVGQQVSVAAARSMWTKFEAAFRSPPDLNLLVDASDEALRAAGISRQKAGYIRSLAALVTSGELKLDQLPADDEEAIALLTRIKGIGRWSAEIYLLFAEGRQDVWPAGDLAVQISIGRLLNLPDKPTEKQLREAAEKWRPHRGAAAILAWHSYNAVGTAL; this is translated from the coding sequence ATGGTTCGGACCGTCGACAGCCTCGGGAAAAGCCTCGCCGAACTGGCGCTTCAGGAGCCGGCGTTCGCCCAGGTGATCGAGCGCCATGGCCACCCGGAACCGCGGTCGAGCCCCCCTGGCGCAACCACCTTGCTTCGAACCATCGTCGGGCAGCAGGTCAGCGTCGCCGCGGCGCGATCGATGTGGACCAAGTTCGAAGCGGCTTTCAGATCTCCGCCCGATCTCAACCTCCTGGTCGACGCCTCCGACGAGGCTTTGCGAGCGGCGGGCATCTCCCGGCAGAAGGCGGGCTATATCCGCAGCCTTGCCGCCCTGGTGACGTCGGGCGAGCTCAAGCTCGACCAGCTTCCCGCCGATGATGAAGAGGCCATCGCCCTGCTGACCCGGATCAAGGGGATCGGCCGCTGGTCGGCCGAAATTTATCTATTGTTCGCGGAAGGCCGCCAGGACGTCTGGCCCGCCGGCGACCTTGCGGTGCAAATCTCGATCGGGCGCCTCCTCAACCTGCCGGACAAGCCGACCGAGAAGCAGCTTCGGGAAGCAGCGGAGAAGTGGCGCCCGCATCGCGGGGCCGCCGCAATCCTTGCCTGGCACAGCTACAACGCCGTCGGGACCGCGCTTTAG
- a CDS encoding pirin family protein, whose translation MIDIRPFSSLGHADHGWLDARHHFSFASYHDPARMGWGAIRVWNDDRIAARSGFPPHPHRDMEIVTYVRTGAITHQDSMGNKGRTGAGDVQVMSAGTGVTHAEYNLEDEATTLFQIWIETDKPNAEPAWGAMPFPKDSREGQFQLLASGASDDGTLTINADARILGASIKAGEAIAYAADPSRHLYLVPSGKVRVNGHDAGPRDGVAVTGEQALMIEAEEDAELVLVDAR comes from the coding sequence ATGATCGACATTCGACCCTTCAGCAGCCTTGGCCATGCCGACCACGGCTGGCTTGATGCCCGCCACCATTTCTCCTTCGCCAGCTATCACGATCCCGCCCGGATGGGCTGGGGCGCGATCCGAGTCTGGAACGACGACCGGATCGCAGCCAGGAGCGGCTTCCCGCCGCATCCGCATCGCGACATGGAAATCGTCACTTACGTTCGCACCGGCGCGATCACGCACCAGGATTCGATGGGCAACAAAGGGCGCACGGGCGCTGGCGACGTGCAGGTGATGAGCGCCGGCACCGGAGTTACGCACGCCGAATATAACCTGGAGGACGAAGCGACCACCTTGTTCCAGATCTGGATCGAGACCGACAAGCCGAATGCCGAACCCGCGTGGGGCGCGATGCCGTTCCCGAAGGACAGCCGTGAAGGGCAGTTCCAACTGCTGGCCAGCGGCGCATCCGACGACGGCACGCTGACGATCAATGCCGATGCACGAATCCTGGGCGCGAGCATCAAGGCGGGCGAGGCGATTGCCTATGCCGCCGACCCATCCCGGCACCTCTATCTCGTTCCTAGCGGGAAGGTGCGGGTGAACGGCCACGACGCAGGCCCCCGCGACGGCGTTGCGGTGACCGGCGAGCAAGCGCTGATGATCGAGGCGGAAGAAGACGCCGAACTGGTGCTGGTCGACGCCCGTTAA